The proteins below come from a single Pichia kudriavzevii chromosome 2, complete sequence genomic window:
- a CDS encoding uncharacterized protein (PKUD0B09190; similar to Saccharomyces cerevisiae YER172C (BRR2); ancestral locus Anc_8.238): protein MAEDLGKYSYEEISNKVLQVDRRLFDDGSNNARFEDTNPHSLKGVISSKDFGSNIKTNRAEDDKGKEELKNEIQTTLAAFEVSDRKNLKQKSKTSSTARSLESLLDAGSIEALNYTPTTESTMHTYDEIIAWSNEKLDSDLPDDVIISFTDIIIEILKNENSNSLEKKKQLETALKQKIDDDDFRLVYSLCGKLIDYKQVLDVPDKDNDELDIQLDSDDENAEDGIEVTDSENDDDGSISSDVNDEQRDDSIFINQETENPDDIVRLSLNDDQIPALSIDEVDKYWITKQLAKYQAQIDNYKHAEISKSIYRILEQLVEKRENLKSFMHRLLEIPDFEINDLYYLLVKNYKVIYYGIKLASTEDKAERDNIRALCSDLNFNKRTLSTVEADDQVLNREKRQKTLTEGKIASNYDNKYPRNLNLKNLVFTQGSKLMTVSKFKLPEGSFKRTKPSWEEINIPPPVKSQMGEDEVLVEISELPEWIQPVFPSTEISTLNRIQSKVFPVAFNSDDNLLMCAPTGAGKTNVAMLTVLRTLSNYRTTGGKFQLSRFKIVYIAPLKALVQEQVREFDRRLSKYGITVNELTGDSNLTKHQIESTQILVTTPEKWDVITRKNNDASYINLVKLVIIDEIHLLHDERGPVLESIVARTMKNIDESRENSVRFVGLSATLPNYKDVAQFLRVEPSGLFYFDASYRPCPLAQQFIGITEKKAFKKYEAMNEICYEKIVENISEGNQVIIFVHSRKETIKTAKWLVNRLVEEDKLSTLFKFSRGVREILRSEAENARNKGLKEVLLSGFGIHHAGMNRDDRQTAEDLFAEGHIKVLVSTATLAWGVNLPAHTVVIKGTSVYSPEKGTWVDLSPQDILQMLGRAGRPRYDTHGDGIIITSQDQVKYYLAVLNQQLPIESQMYAKLADSINAEIVAGSIRSLKDCIDWMGHTYLYVRMLHSREVYYVGPQYDNDPELVERRKDLGYSAFLLLAKNGLVKYNFERDMVIPTSLGRIASHYYISYENMQNFESQLKPTLTKIELFRIFATSEEFKYIPVRREEKLELQKLLEKAPIPVNEDVEDPLSKINILLQAYISGLRLDGFALMADMIFISQSAGRLFRALYDLSLDKKWSKLTRVLLSVCKMVENRMWPTSTPLRQFPNIPSTIVDSVERTLIPWKQYLSINDPQTATKSLGAERFGNLGWELLQKFPKVHIDYNLQPITASLVQIELLVTPNWKWDVQAHGYIETFVLLVDDCDGKRILYNDKFSVRKDYINQIHRVTFSVPVSENLEPNYFVSLISEKWIGCESRIPVMLTKMILPKKFPAPTPLINLDLIPVSELGIKEFTSVFSFDYFNKFQSQAFDSIYNSTDNVLFSCSKGNGKTTLALLAILNHWRNEGGRAVYLNPHQSVVDNLLKHWKKKLSKLAGGKIINKLTGDINIDLQILAQSHLVLATPSDFEIISRRWQQRKSLQSIELLIADDIHTIGSGKEGVSYELVISRFRYIATNLEKNIRFVLLGASIASYRDIMDWVSIPKTNVFVFDARERIYPVQVKFHYMDIHHNPSLFKCLIKPAYNHIANLTAIKDDSTCLAFVPQRSDVLDLAKEFLRKVRTDESNWLSGGEDEVQPYIDRVSDSTLKLCIRFGIGFYFEGMDTVEQTIVFSLFEAGILKVMITTKSSSCVCPSANSVIILGTKEYDAKEHGYYDYRINDILDMIGLARRDNSTDATAIVYTNSSKLEFYKRFITLSLPFESHLNNFINDVFISDISIIKNRQYALDWITYSLFYRRLQLNPSFYKLDDASEDGLSGYLSELVENSLSKLQEANLVELNLEDDKNSMEAEEEEEYEKEEITPTENGVISNYYNVDYATMEVFNNLNENMRLKKILEFLSLAAEFDSLPIRSGESNLLFKLYNGVPLKWTLDVDFESPKFKTFILLQAYFSGFHLNADLKKDLEYILPTANRLLNAIVDILSSHGHLNALVAMDLCQMISQGIWNTDNVLKQIPHFNDELIAKCKTYNVDTIYDLMELEDKDREDLLSELNQQEIIKVAEFVNKYPNLEVAYKIEGDVVAGESKTIEIEISRDEEVEDLSIASNAFPKKKFESWWIVMGNPKTNELYSIKKLAITKENQTIKLNFAIPEAGEHDLYIWCICDSYLEADKQIEIKGLQVKE from the coding sequence actcattggagaagaagaagcagcTAGAAACGGCGTTGAAACAgaaaattgatgatgatgatttccGATTGGTATACTCTTTGTGTGGCAAGTTGATCGACTATAAACAGGTTCTTGATGTCCCTGATAAAGACAATGATGAGTTAGACATACAGTTAGATTCAGATGATGAGAATGCCGAGGATGGTATCGAGGTTACTGACTCAGAaaacgatgatgatggttCTATTAGCAGTGATGTTAATGATGAACAAAGAGATGATTCAATTTTTATAAACCAGGAAACTGAAAATCCAGATGATATTGTAAGACTCTCACTCAATGATGATCAGATTCCTGCTTTGTCAATAGATGAGGTGGACAAATACTGGATCACTAAACAGTTAGCCAAATACCAAGCCCAGATTGATAATTATAAACACGCTGAGATTTCAAAGTCCATTTATAGAATATTAGAACAACTTGTGGAGAAACGAGAAAACTTGAAGTCATTTATGCATAGACTTTTAGAAATAccagattttgaaattaatgACCTTTACTATCTACTCGTTAAAAACTACAAGGTAATATATTATGGGATAAAACTGGCAAGCACGGAGGATAAAGCTGAAAGGGACAACATTAGAGCACTCTGTAGCGACTTAAACTTCAATAAACGGACATTATCTACTGTTGAGGCTGATGATCAAGTCTTGAATCGTGAAAAGAGACAGAAAACTCTAACAGAAGGTAAAATTGCCTCCAATTACGACAATAAATATCCTAGAAATTTGAATCTCAAAAACTTGGTATTCACACAAGGATCTAAATTAATGACTGTTTCTAAATTCAAATTACCAGAAGGCTCCTTCAAAAGAACAAAGCCAAGCTGGgaagaaataaacattCCACCGCCTGTAAAATCTCAAATGGGAGAAGACGAAGTGCTGGTTGAAATTTCAGAGTTACCTGAATGGATCCAACCTGTTTTCCCATCGACTGAAATTTCAACTTTGAATAGGATACAATCTAAAGTTTTCCCTGTGGCATTTAACAGTGACGATAATCTACTAATGTGCGCACCTACTGGTGCTGGTAAGACTAACGTGGCTATGCTAACTGTATTGAGGACACTATCAAATTACAGAACTACAGGTGGCAAGTTCCAGTTGAGTCGCTTTAAGATTGTATATATCGCACCATTGAAGGCATTAGTACAGGAACAGGTACGAGAATTTGATAGAAGATTATCCAAATATGGTATCACTGTGAATGAATTGACTGGTGATTCAAATCTAACAAAACATCAGATTGAGTCTACACAGATTTTGGTCACAACACCTGAAAAATGGGACGTTATTactagaaaaaataatgatgcGTCGTACATAAACCTTGTTAAGTTGGTAATCATAGATGAAATTCATTTGCTACATGATGAGAGAGGACCGGTATTGGAGAGTATTGTTGCAAGAACAATGAagaatattgatgaaagtCGTGAGAATAGTGTTAGGTTTGTTGGTTTATCTGCCACTTTACCCAACTATAAAGATGTCGCACAATTTCTGAGAGTTGAACCAAGTGGgttgttttattttgatgCCTCTTATAGGCCTTGTCCATTGGCGCAGCAATTTATTGGGATTACCGAAAAAAAGgcattcaaaaaatatgaagCTATGAACGAAATCTGCTATGAAAAAATAGTAGAGAATATAAGTGAGGGCAATCAAgttattatttttgttcATTCAAGAAAGGAAACAATCAAAACTGCCAAATGGTTGGTTAATAGATTAGTGGAAGAAGATAAATTATCTACTCTATTCAAGTTCTCCAGAGGTGTTAGAGAAATTTTGAGAAGTGAAGCGGAAAATGCGAGAAATAAAGGCCTGAAGGAAGTTTTACTTAGTGGTTTTGGTATTCATCATGCAGGTATGAATAGAGATGATAGACAGACTGCAGAAGACTTGTTTGCAGAAGGTCACATTAAAGTGTTGGTGTCTACTGCCACTTTAGCTTGGGGAGTGAACTTGCCTGCTCACACTGTAGTCATAAAAGGTACCAGCGTATATTCTCCCGAAAAAGGTACTTGGGTTGACTTATCACCTCAAGATATCTTGCAAATGTTGGGTAGAGCTGGTAGACCTAGATATGATACACATGGTGATGGTATTATAATTACATCACAGGACCAGGTAAAGTATTACTTGGCTGTTTTGAATCAGCAACTTCCAATAGAGTCACAGATGTATGCTAAACTAGCAGATAGTATAAATGCTGAAATTGTTGCGGGATCAATCCGATCGCTCAAAGATTGCATCGATTGGATGGGTCACACGTATTTGTATGTGCGTATGTTGCATTCAAGAGAGGTATACTATGTTGGACCTCAATACGATAACGATCCTGAGCTAGTAGAAAGAAGGAAGGACTTGGGATATTCTGCCTTCTTACTCCTAGCTAAGAATGGTCTAGTCAAAtataattttgaaagagataTGGTTATACCAACTTCATTGGGTAGAATTGCATCACATTATTATATCAGTTATGAAAACATGCAAAATTTTGAGAGCCAGCTAAAGCCGACGCTAACCAAAATTGAACTATTCAGAATATTTGCAACAAGTGAAGAATTCAAGTATATTCCTGTTAGAagggaagaaaaattagaaCTACAAAAACTTCTGGAAAAAGCCCCTATTCCTGTTAACGAAGATGTTGAGGATCCCTTGTCAAAGATAAATATTCTTTTACAGGCTTATATTTCGGGATTGAGATTGGATGGATTTGCCCTGATGGCCGATatgatttttatttcacAATCTGCTGGTAGATTGTTTCGGGCTCTATATGATTTATCTCTGGATAAAAAATGGTCAAAACTAACTCGTGTTCTTCTATCTGTATGTAAGATGGTGGAAAATAGAATGTGGCCAACTAGCACGCCATTAAGACAGTTTCCTAATATACCTTCCACCATTGTTGATTCAGTTGAAAGGACACTTATCCCCTGGAAACAATATTTATCCATAAATGATCCCCAGACTGCTACAAAATCCTTGGGTGCAGAAAGGTTTGGTAATCTAGGTTGGGAGTTGCTACAGAAATTTCCTAAAGTTCATATTGACTACAACTTGCAACCGATTACCGCAAGTCTAGTACAGATAGAGCTTTTAGTTACACCAAACTGGAAGTGGGATGTTCAAGCTCATGGTTacattgaaacttttgttCTGTTGGTTGATGATTGTGATGGCAAAAGAATCTTATACAATGATAAATTTTCAGTTCGGAAAGACTACATCAATCAGATCCACAGAGTGACATTTTCTGTTCCTGTATCCGAAAATTTGGAGCCAAACTATTTTGTTTCGTTAATAAGTGAAAAATGGATTGGATGTGAATCCAGAATCCCAGTGATGCTGACCAAAATGATTCTTCCGAAGAAATTTCCAGCGCCTACTCCTTTGATCAACCTGGATCTTATTCCTGTTTCAGAATTGGgaatcaaagaattcacctctgttttctctttcgattatttcaacaagtttCAGTCGCAGGCTTTTGACTCGATATATAATAGCACTGATAAtgtcttgttttcttgCTCTaaaggaaatggaaaaacGACTTTGGCATTGCTAGCCATTTTGAACCATTGGAGAAATGAAGGCGGAAGGGCAGTGTATTTAAATCCGCATCAGTCCGTTGTTGATAATCTACTTAAAcattggaaaaagaaattgtcCAAACTCGCAGGAGGtaaaattatcaacaaactGACTGGTGACATCAATATTGATTTGCAAATACTAGCCCAATCCCATTTAGTTTTGGCCACACCTTCTGATTTTGAGATTATTTCAAGACGTTGGcagcaaagaaaatctcttcaatcaattgaaCTTCTCATTGCAGATGATATCCATACTATCGGATCTGGAAAAGAAGGTGTATCATATGAGCTCGTTATCAGCAGGTTTAGATATATTGCAActaatttggaaaaaaacattagGTTTGTATTGCTGGGAGCATCAATTGCAAGCTACAGAGATATAATGGATTGGGTATCGATTCCTAAAACCAACgtctttgtttttgatgcTAGGGAGAGGATTTATCCAGTGCAGGTCAAATTCCATTATATGGATATACATCACAATCCGTCTCTCTTCAAATGCTTAATCAAGCCCGCATACAACCACATAGCCAATTTGACAGCGATAAAAGATGACAGTACATGCCTTGCATTTGTTCCACAAAGGAGTGATGTGTTAGACCTAGCGAAGGAATTTCTAAGGAAAGTCAGAACAGACGAATCAAACTGGCTCTCTGGAGGAGAAGATGAAGTTCAACCTTACATTGACAGAGTATCTGATTCCACACTAAAGCTTTGTATTAGATTTGGTATCGGGTTCTACTTTGAAGGAATGGATACAGTGGAGCAAACAATTGTTTTCAGCTTATTTGAGGCTGGCATATTAAAAGTAATGATCacaacaaaatcatcttcatGCGTCTGTCCATCTGCTAATTCTGTCATCATTTTGGGTACGAAGGAATACGATGCAAAAGAGCACGGGTATTATGATTACAGaatcaatgatattttaGACATGATTGGCCTTGCAAGGAGAGATAATAGTACAGATGCTACCGCTATAGTGTACACTAACTCCTCCAAGCTAGAGTTTTATAAACGTTTTATTACTCTTTCATTGCCTTTCGAAAGccatttgaataatttCATTAACGACGTGTTTATCAGCGATATTAGTATCATCAAGAACAGGCAATACGCTTTAGATTGGATTACATATTCGTTGTTTTACAGAAGGCTGCAGTTGAATCCCTCATTTTACAAGCTCGATGATGCTTCAGAAGATGGATTGTCTGGGTACCTTTCTGAACTTGTCGAGAACTCCTTATCGAAGTTGCAAGAAGCCAATTTGGTGGAGCTAAatcttgaagatgataaaaattcaatggaagctgaagaagaggaggagtacgaaaaagaagagattaCACCAACGGAAAATGGGGTGATCTCAAACTACTACAATGTGGATTATGCGACAATGGAAGTGTTtaataatttgaatgaaaatatgaggttgaagaaaattttggaatttttaAGTTTAGCAGCTGAATTTGATAGCTTGCCAATCAGATCTGGAGAGTCAAATTTATTGTTCAAACTATACAATGGTGTGCCACTGAAATGGACActtgatgttgattttgaatccCCAAAGTTCAAAACCTTCATTTTACTTCAAGCATATTTCTCAGGCTTCCATCTAAATGCTGATCTCAAAAAAGATCTGGAGTACATTCTACCAACAGCAAATAGATTACTCAATGCAATAGTTGACATTTTATCAAGTCATGGCCATTTGAATGCTTTGGTTGCAATGGATTTGTGCCAAATGATCTCCCAAGGTATTTGGAATACTGACAACGTGCTGAAGCAAATTCCCCACTTCAATGATGAACTAATTGCAAAATGCAAAACCTATAATGTTGATACAATTTATGATCTGATGGAACttgaagataaagataGGGAAGATTTACTGAGTGAATTGAACCAACAGGAAATCATTAAAGTTGCAGAATTTGTCAATAAGTATCCGAACTTAGAAGTGGCGTACAAAATAGAGGGTGATGTAGTTGCAGGTGAAAgtaaaacaattgaaattgaaatcagtagagatgaagaagttgaagatttatCGATTGCATCTAATGCTTTTCCTAAAAAGAAGTTTGAGAGCTGGTGGATAGTTATGGGTAACCCTAAAACGAATGAATTATATTCAATCAAGAAACTTGCCattacaaaagaaaatcagaCTATAAAACTGAATTTTGCAATTCCGGAGGCGGGTGAACACGATCTGTATATATGGTGTATATGTGACTCCTACCTTGAAGCAGATAAGCAAATAGAGATCAAGGGCCTGCAAGTGAAGGAATGA
- a CDS encoding uncharacterized protein (PKUD0B09210; similar to Saccharomyces cerevisiae YPL028W (ERG10); ancestral locus Anc_8.479), translating to MSKEHVYIVAGARTPIGSFQGGLSSLGYVDLGAHAVKAALEKVPQIKPTDVEEIFFGNVLQANVGQAPARQVAIKAGLGEDTPATTINKVCASGMKAVILGAQTILTGCADIVVAGGAESMTNTPYYVPAARAGLRFGNGVIVDGVSRDGLNDAYDGTAMGVAAEKCAKDHSVTRVEQDDFAIASYKKAQRAHDEGKFKNEIAPITIKGIRGKPDVVIERDEETSKLNEEKLRSARTVFQKENGTVTAPNASPINDGGAALILVSERKLKELGLKPLAKIVGWGDAAQSPVDFTTAPSLAVPKALKHAGLKIDDVDFFEFNEAFSVVGVANTKILNIDSSKVNVYGGAVAIGHPLGCSGARILVTLMSILEQEKGKLGVGAICNGGGGASAMVLEKC from the coding sequence ATGTCTAAGGAACACGTGTATATTGTTGCTGGTGCGAGAACCCCGATTGGCTCCTTTCAAGGAGGGCTATCTAGTCTTGGGTATGTTGATTTAGGTGCACATGCTGTCAAGGCAGCATTGGAGAAGGTTCCTCAAATCAAGCCAACCGACGTTGAGGagattttctttggtaATGTTTTGCAGGCCAATGTTGGACAAGCGCCAGCGAGACAGGTGGCCATCAAGGCTGGTCTAGGTGAAGATACTCCTGCTACTACCATCAACAAGGTCTGTGCTTCGGGTATGAAGGCCGTTATTTTAGGTGCACAAACCATTCTGACTGGATGTGCAgatattgttgttgcagGTGGTGCGGAGAGTATGACCAACACACCATACTATGTTCCAGCAGCTAGAGCCGGTTTGAGGTTTGGTAATGGTGTCATTGTAGATGGTGTATCCAGAGATGGTTTGAATGATGCATACGATGGTACAGCAATGGGTGTTGCAGCTGAGAAATGTGCAAAAGACCATTCTGTTACGAGGGTTGAACAGGATGACTTTGCCATTGCATCTTACAAGAAAGCACAAAGGGCGCATGATGAGGGAAAGTTTAAGAACGAAATTGCACCAATTACGATCAAAGGTATCAGGGGTAAACCTGATGTTGTCATTGAGAGGGATGAGGAAACTTCGAAATTAAACGAGGAGAAGCTAAGAAGCGCTAGAACGGTTTTCCAAAAGGAAAACGGTACTGTTACAGCACCAAATGCGTCACCAATTAATGACGGTGGTGCTGCATTGATTCTAGTATCTGAGAGaaagttgaaagaattgGGACTAAAACCATTGGCAAAGATTGTTGGATGGGGAGATGCAGCACAGAGTCCAGTTGATTTTACAACTGCCCCTTCATTGGCTGTTCCAAAGGCATTGAAGCATGCAGGTCTTAAGATTGATGAcgttgatttctttgagtTCAACGAAGCCTTCTCTGTTGTTGGAGTAGCAAACACGAAAATTTTAAATATTGACTCTTCAAAAGTCAATGTCTATGGTGGTGCTGTTGCTATAGGACACCCTCTAGGTTGTTCTGGTGCGAGAATCCTCGTTACCTTGATGTCCATCTTGGAACAAGAAAAGGGTAAGCTCGGTGTCGGTGCCATCTGTAATGGTGGTGGTGGAGCCTCGGCAATGGTTCTCGAAAAATGTTAG
- a CDS encoding uncharacterized protein (PKUD0B09200; similar to Saccharomyces cerevisiae YER171W (RAD3); ancestral locus Anc_8.237), protein MCDIKKSLDAGGNCILEMPSGTGKTVSLLSITVAYQMHYPEHRKIIYCSRTMSEIEKALLELEKLMDYRSKELGYIENFRGLGLTSRKNLCLHPTISKERKGIVVDEKCRRITNGQLKEKVNSGEADVEDLCSFHEKMYDIDPTNYVPPGIYPFEKLIDYCKTEGTCPYFTVRRMMQYCNIIIYSYHYLIDPKIAERVSKDLSGDSIVIFDEAHNIDNVCIESLSMDITDDVLKKATKAAESLNKKVEEVKKVDSQKLQDEYEKLVEGLRESNIVNPGEETFVANPVLSSDVLDEAIPGSIRRAEHFISFMKRLIEYLKTRMKVLHVIAETPTSFLQHLKQLTFIDRKPLRFCSERLSLLVRTLEVSDVEDYMALKDIATFASLVSTYENGFTLILEPFETENATVPNPILRLSCLDASIAIKPVFERFSSVIITSGTISPLDMYPKMLNFETVIQESYSMTLDRRSFLPMIVSKGSDQVAISSRFEIRNDPSVVRNYGTLVIEFSKTTPDGLVVFFPSYLYMESIISQWQTMGILDEVWKYKLILVETPDAQETSLALETYRKACSNGRGAVLFSVARGKVSEGIDFDHHYGRTVLMIGIPFQYTESRILKARLEFLRDNYQIRENDFLSFDAMRHAAQCLGRVLRGKDDYGVMVLADRRFSRRKGQLPKWIAQALLDADTNLSTDMAVASAKKFLRTSAQPIDPLDQESGVSVWTYEQLLQHQKKQQGKLGYEEENENGMDIDNDNDNDSNPGNNVDVDVAMEDANYNGNAADVDMKRVTVQ, encoded by the coding sequence ATGTGTGACATCAAGAAATCGTTAGATGCCGGCGGGAATTGTATATTGGAAATGCCCTCGGGAACAGGTAAGACTGTTTCTTTGTTATCAATTACGGTGGCCTACCAAATGCACTATCCAGAACATCGAAAGATCATTTATTGCTCACGTACGATGTCAGAGATTGAAAAGGCTTTGcttgaattggaaaaactCATGGACTATCGGTCCAAAGAGTTGGGTTATATTGAGAATTTTCGGGGCTTGGGTTTGACCAGTAGAAAGAATCTGTGTCTACATCCAACCATTAGTAAAGAGCGTAAAGGTATTGTCGTTGACGAGAAATGCAGAAGAATAACCAATGGTcagttgaaagaaaaagtgaACTCGGGAGAGGCAGACGTTGAAGATTTATGCTCATTTCACGAGAAAATGTATGACATTGATCCAACAAACTACGTACCCCCAGGAATTTATCCCTTTGAGAAGTTGATTGACTATTGTAAAACTGAGGGCACGTGCCCTTATTTTACAGTAAGACGTATGATGCAATATTGTAACATTATCATCTACTCATACCACTACCTTATTGATCCTAAGATTGCAGAAAgagtttcaaaagatttgaGTGGTGATAGTATTGTTATCTTCGACGAAGCGCATaatattgataatgtttGTATTGAGTCTTTGTCAATGGACATAACTGACGATGTATTGAAAAAGGCAACAAAAGCAGCAGAGAGCTTAAACAagaaagttgaagaagttaaaaagGTTGATAGTCAAAAGTTACAAGACGAGTATGAGAAGTTAGTAGAGGGATTGAGGGAATCTAATATTGTCAATCCGGGTGAGGAAACATTTGTTGCCAATCCGGTTTTGTCTTCAGATGTGCTGGATGAAGCTATTCCCGGTAGTATTAGAAGAGCAGAGCATTTTATATCGTTTATGAAAAGACtaattgaatatttgaagacCAGAATGAAAGTTTTGCATGTTATTGCTGAAACGCCCACATCTTTTCTACAACACTTAAAACAATTGACTTTCATTGATAGGAAACCGTTAAGATTCTGTTCTGAGAGGCTATCATTATTGGTGAGAACTTTAGAGGTTTCAGACGTTGAAGATTACATGGCGTTGAAGGACATTGCGACCTTTGCATCTCTTGTTTCTACATATGAAAATGGCTTTACGCTTATTTTGGAACCTTTTGAAACCGAAAATGCTACGGTTCCCAATCCCATTCTTAGGCTATCGTGTTTGGACGCCTCCATTGCTATAAAGCCTGTGTTTGAGAGATTTTCAAGTGTTATAATTACGTCAGGTACCATTTCTCCTTTAGATATGTATCCcaaaatgttgaattttgaGACTGTCATCCAAGAATCTTACAGCATGACATTGGATCGTAGGTCTTTCTTACCAATGATTGTTTCCAAGGGAAGTGACCAAGTTGccatttcatcaagatTTGAGATTAGAAACGATCCCAGCGTTGTGAGAAACTATGGAACTTTGGTGATTGAGTTCTCAAAGACGACTCCAGATGGAttggttgttttctttccctCGTATTTGTATATGGAAAGTATCATCTCACAATGGCAAACCATGGGTATTTTAGATGAAGTGTGGAAGTATAAATTAATTTTAGTTGAAACGCCAGATGCACAGGAAACCTCATTGGCACTAGAGACATACAGAAAAGCATGTTCTAACGGACGAGGGGcagttttgttttcagtTGCTAGAGGAAAAGTCAGTGAAGGAATTGATTTTGACCATCACTATGGGCGTACTGTTTTAATGATTGGGATTCCATTTCAGTACACTGAATCACGTATTTTGAAGGCCAGATTGGAGTTTTTGAGGGATAACTATCAAATCAGGGAGAATGATTTCCTATCTTTCGATGCAATGAGACATGCGGCGCAGTGTTTAGGGCGTGTCTTAAGAGGTAAGGACGATTACGGTGTCATGGTCTTGGCAGATCGTCGATTCTCTAGAAGGAAAGGACAGTTACCTAAATGGATAGCGCAAGCGTTATTGGATGCAGACACTAACCTGTCGACAGATATGGCAGTTGCCAGTGCCAAGAAGTTCCTACGTACAAGTGCACAACCAATTGATCCCCTAGACCAAGAGAGTGGTGTCTCCGTTTGGACATATGAGCAACTGTTGCAACACCAAAAGAAGCAACAGGGAAAGCTGGGCTACGAAGAGGAGAACGAAAATGGAATGGATATtgacaatgacaatgacaatgacaGTAACCCTGGCAACAACGTTGACGTTGATGTTGCCATGGAGGATGCCAACTATAATGGTAATGCGGCTGATGTTGACATGAAACGAGTCACTGTACAATGA